A region from the Deinococcus sp. KSM4-11 genome encodes:
- a CDS encoding NTP transferase domain-containing protein produces MPETDTRWSAVVLGGGDPGDPFAAAHGVKVKPLIPVAGQPMAVHVLRALRGSGRVERIAYVGPTTPEIDAMIDVRVTDVGTLLGNLEAGVEALSQDGLKPAERVLIATADIPMLTAAQVRDVLDGAPPDAGLVYPVVRREVCEATYPGVKRTYARLKDGSFTGGNLFLLDPGLLGQFLPRLREVLAARKAPIRLAALIGPGILLRLVTGRLTIVALEAKVSALLGVSARALITPHAAVGTDVDKDEDLVLAAAHLGAAP; encoded by the coding sequence ATGCCTGAAACGGACACCCGCTGGAGCGCCGTCGTGCTGGGCGGCGGCGACCCCGGCGACCCCTTCGCCGCCGCGCACGGCGTGAAGGTCAAACCCCTGATTCCCGTCGCGGGGCAGCCCATGGCCGTGCATGTCCTGCGCGCCCTGCGCGGCAGCGGGCGGGTGGAGCGCATTGCCTATGTGGGGCCAACCACACCCGAGATCGACGCCATGATCGACGTGCGCGTCACCGATGTGGGGACGCTGCTCGGCAACCTGGAGGCGGGCGTGGAGGCGCTCTCGCAGGATGGTCTGAAGCCCGCAGAGCGTGTGCTGATTGCCACGGCGGACATTCCCATGCTCACGGCCGCGCAGGTGCGCGACGTGCTGGACGGCGCGCCGCCCGACGCCGGCCTGGTGTACCCGGTGGTGCGCCGCGAGGTGTGCGAGGCCACGTACCCCGGCGTGAAACGCACCTACGCCCGCCTGAAGGACGGCAGCTTCACCGGCGGGAACCTGTTCCTGCTCGATCCTGGCCTGCTCGGTCAGTTCCTGCCCCGCCTGCGCGAGGTGCTCGCCGCGCGCAAGGCCCCGATCCGGCTGGCCGCCCTGATCGGCCCCGGGATCCTGCTGCGGCTCGTCACGGGCCGCCTGACCATCGTGGCGCTGGAAGCGAAGGTCTCGGCCTTGCTGGGCGTGTCGGCCCGCGCCCTGATCACGCCCCACGCCGCCGTGGGCACGGACGTGGACAAGGACGAGGATCTCGTCCTGGCCGCCGCGCACCTCGGCGCCGCCCCCTGA
- a CDS encoding ferredoxin — MPHIITSPCIGTKDQACTEVCPVECIYDAGDMFLIHPDECIDCGACVPACPVSAIFPEEDTPAGEESYIEKNRAFFGL; from the coding sequence ATGCCGCACATCATCACCAGCCCCTGCATTGGCACCAAGGATCAGGCCTGCACCGAAGTGTGCCCTGTGGAGTGCATCTACGACGCGGGCGACATGTTCCTGATCCACCCGGACGAATGCATCGACTGCGGCGCGTGCGTGCCCGCCTGCCCCGTCAGCGCCATTTTCCCCGAGGAAGATACGCCCGCCGGCGAGGAAAGCTACATCGAGAAGAACCGCGCCTTCTTCGGTCTGTAA
- a CDS encoding magnesium transporter CorA family protein: MLTYYRSIGGKLTTLDAYTDGCWVNAADPSPEELARVSRETGLELDYLSYPLDPDERSRFEREDGQLLIIMQTSYRLPEESDIPYDTVPLGILHTDHCVVTVCSLPENPVIKDVLSGLVRRVSTVKKNRLTLQLFLRNAQRFLIDVRQINKRVDAIEDKLENSQQNRELLNLLKLEKSLVYFMTGLKANEAMMERVKRDRIFEMYEEDSDLLDDVLIENLQAIEMASIASNILTSMAGAFASVISNNVNQVVKVLTVTTILVAIPTLVSGFFGMNVPGLPFHNSPYGFWLVMIVAMGIATLIAVLFYRLRVL; this comes from the coding sequence ATGCTGACGTACTACCGCTCCATCGGCGGAAAACTCACCACCCTCGACGCCTACACCGACGGCTGCTGGGTGAACGCTGCCGACCCCAGCCCCGAGGAACTCGCCCGCGTGTCCCGCGAGACCGGCCTGGAACTCGATTACCTGTCGTACCCCCTCGACCCGGATGAACGTTCCCGCTTCGAGCGAGAGGACGGACAACTCCTGATCATCATGCAGACCAGCTACCGCCTGCCCGAGGAGAGCGACATTCCCTACGACACGGTGCCGCTCGGGATTCTGCACACGGATCACTGCGTGGTGACGGTGTGCAGCCTGCCGGAGAACCCGGTCATCAAGGACGTCCTGAGCGGCTTGGTGCGGCGCGTGAGCACCGTCAAGAAGAACCGCCTGACTCTGCAACTGTTCCTGCGCAACGCCCAGCGCTTCCTGATCGACGTCCGCCAGATCAACAAGCGTGTGGACGCCATCGAGGACAAGCTGGAGAACAGCCAGCAGAACCGCGAGCTGCTGAACCTGCTGAAGCTGGAAAAGAGCCTGGTGTACTTCATGACCGGCCTGAAGGCCAACGAGGCCATGATGGAACGCGTCAAACGCGACCGGATCTTCGAGATGTACGAGGAAGACAGCGACCTGCTCGACGACGTCCTGATCGAGAACCTCCAGGCCATCGAAATGGCGAGTATCGCCAGCAACATCCTGACCTCGATGGCCGGGGCCTTTGCCAGCGTGATCAGCAACAACGTCAACCAGGTCGTGAAGGTGCTCACCGTGACCACCATCCTGGTGGCCATTCCCACGCTGGTCAGCGGGTTCTTCGGCATGAACGTGCCCGGCCTGCCCTTCCACAACAGTCCCTACGGCTTCTGGCTGGTCATGATCGTCGCCATGGGCATCGCCACCCTGATCGCCGTGCTGTTCTACCGCCTGCGCGTGCTCTAG
- a CDS encoding winged helix DNA-binding domain-containing protein: protein MPPILSTRALNRATLARQRLLYRHDGTALQAIEHLVGLQAQAPIPPYFGLWCRLERFAAGELSAALLERRAVRMALLRNTVHLVSARDALPLRTLLQPVFDRALRNNASYAAALAGLDLTDLAERGQELLGTRALTSTELRPLLAGLYPDRDPQALVQALRNLLPLVQVPPRGVRGQGGQPTLMTATGWLGPTLNPAEGNPTSTLETLVRRYLGAFGPASVKDLQVWCGLTHLRGVLERLRPHLLTFRDEAGTELFDLPEAPRPPETTPAPARLLAAFDNLLLSHADRRRFMTAPAHQRLFSVKNGIFPHTFLLDGFVAGTWTLDQRREAAQLTIEPFGELSDAARSALTAEADRLLALAAADAGQTDVVFIDPRG from the coding sequence GTGCCTCCGATCCTCTCCACGCGCGCCCTGAACCGGGCGACCCTGGCCCGCCAGAGGTTGCTGTACCGCCACGACGGGACGGCGCTCCAAGCGATCGAGCACCTGGTCGGCCTGCAGGCCCAGGCCCCGATTCCGCCCTATTTCGGGTTGTGGTGCCGGCTAGAACGTTTTGCGGCGGGAGAACTCTCGGCGGCGCTGCTGGAACGGCGGGCCGTCCGGATGGCGCTGCTGCGCAACACCGTGCATCTGGTGAGTGCCCGCGACGCCCTGCCGCTGCGGACGCTGCTGCAGCCCGTCTTCGACCGGGCCCTGCGGAACAACGCGTCGTACGCGGCGGCCCTCGCCGGACTCGACCTGACCGACCTGGCGGAAAGGGGCCAGGAGCTGTTGGGCACGCGGGCATTGACCTCGACCGAGCTGCGCCCCCTGCTGGCCGGACTGTATCCGGATCGTGATCCGCAGGCGCTGGTGCAGGCGCTGCGGAACCTGCTGCCTCTGGTGCAGGTGCCGCCCAGGGGCGTCCGGGGCCAGGGTGGACAGCCCACCCTGATGACTGCCACCGGCTGGCTGGGCCCGACCCTGAACCCTGCAGAAGGGAACCCGACCTCCACCCTGGAGACGCTCGTCCGCCGGTACCTCGGGGCCTTCGGCCCGGCCAGCGTGAAGGATCTTCAGGTGTGGTGCGGCTTGACCCACCTGCGTGGGGTGCTGGAACGGCTCCGTCCACACCTCTTGACCTTCCGGGACGAGGCGGGTACCGAGCTGTTCGATCTGCCGGAGGCTCCACGCCCGCCCGAGACCACGCCCGCGCCAGCCCGGTTGCTGGCCGCCTTCGACAACCTGCTGCTGTCCCACGCGGATCGCCGTCGGTTCATGACTGCGCCCGCCCACCAGCGGCTCTTTTCCGTCAAGAACGGCATCTTCCCGCATACCTTCCTGCTTGACGGCTTCGTGGCCGGCACCTGGACGCTGGATCAGCGGCGCGAGGCCGCCCAGCTGACCATCGAGCCCTTCGGGGAGCTTTCCGACGCGGCCCGGTCGGCCCTGACCGCCGAGGCCGACCGCCTGCTGGCCCTGGCAGCCGCAGACGCCGGGCAGACCGACGTGGTGTTCATCGACCCGCGGGGATGA
- the paaI gene encoding hydroxyphenylacetyl-CoA thioesterase PaaI has product MTYAEALGMTVLEATPERTRVALTVDDAGLNMHGTTHGGVIFSVADEAFAIISNQHAQAVAIETHLSFFRATRQGDRLVATANPERVGRTLATYRVEVRNGEDGELIALFTGTVSRREPQG; this is encoded by the coding sequence ATGACCTACGCCGAGGCCCTGGGCATGACCGTGCTGGAGGCCACCCCTGAACGTACCCGCGTCGCCCTGACGGTGGACGACGCGGGCCTGAACATGCACGGCACCACCCACGGCGGCGTGATCTTCAGCGTGGCCGACGAGGCCTTCGCGATCATCAGCAACCAGCACGCCCAGGCGGTGGCCATCGAGACGCACCTGAGCTTCTTCCGCGCCACCCGCCAAGGTGACCGGCTGGTGGCCACCGCCAACCCGGAACGCGTGGGCCGGACGCTGGCCACCTACCGCGTGGAAGTACGCAATGGGGAGGATGGCGAGCTGATCGCGCTGTTCACAGGCACCGTGAGCCGGCGGGAACCGCAGGGCTAG
- a CDS encoding MerR family transcriptional regulator, protein MTQPPSPQSPSPQSPSPHPPTSAHMTIGAFAQATRLSLKALRLYDDLGLLPPDRVDAQTGYRHYAPEQLDTARLIGLLRQLDMPLTTIRTVLDAPRGARSGLIRGYWEGAERQHDQSRALARYILNTLEGASTMTQTFTVQTRDLPTRQIATIQKRVYQPELSGFLPPSITRLIQEIPSQGAVIAGPPFVIYHGAVTADSDGPVEVCVPYTGAMTPTGDITLREEGAHHEAYVTVTKQQFEFPTILEAFDTTAAYADAHGTRGPLICREVYPYDWDGAGPDDPAGEVAWPYTPRPSES, encoded by the coding sequence ATGACCCAGCCGCCCAGCCCGCAGTCCCCCAGCCCGCAGTCCCCCAGCCCGCACCCGCCGACCAGCGCCCACATGACCATCGGGGCCTTCGCGCAGGCGACCCGCCTGAGTCTCAAGGCCCTGCGGCTCTACGACGACCTGGGCCTGCTGCCCCCGGATCGCGTGGACGCCCAGACCGGCTACCGCCACTACGCGCCTGAGCAGCTCGACACCGCCCGTTTGATCGGCCTGCTGCGGCAACTGGACATGCCGCTCACCACCATCCGCACCGTGCTCGACGCGCCCCGTGGCGCCCGCAGTGGCCTGATCCGGGGCTACTGGGAAGGTGCCGAGCGGCAGCATGACCAGAGCCGCGCCCTGGCCCGGTACATCCTGAACACCCTCGAAGGAGCCTCCACCATGACCCAGACCTTTACGGTGCAGACCCGCGACCTCCCCACCCGCCAGATCGCCACCATCCAGAAACGCGTGTACCAGCCGGAACTGAGCGGCTTCCTGCCCCCCAGTATCACCCGGCTGATCCAGGAGATCCCCTCCCAGGGCGCCGTCATTGCCGGGCCGCCCTTCGTGATCTATCACGGGGCCGTGACCGCCGACAGCGACGGCCCGGTCGAGGTCTGCGTGCCATACACCGGTGCCATGACGCCCACCGGGGACATCACCCTGCGGGAAGAAGGCGCGCACCACGAAGCCTACGTGACCGTCACAAAACAGCAGTTCGAGTTCCCCACCATCCTCGAAGCCTTCGACACCACGGCCGCCTACGCCGACGCCCACGGCACGCGTGGCCCCCTGATCTGCCGCGAGGTCTACCCCTACGACTGGGACGGGGCCGGCCCGGACGATCCGGCCGGCGAGGTCGCGTGGCCGTACACCCCACGCCCTTCCGAATCCTGA
- a CDS encoding glycerophosphodiester phosphodiesterase, translated as MSPMLLGHRGTPRLHRENTLAGFQAALDAGLDGVELDVRRLADGTLAIHHDEALQDGRLLPFLTLDELPTEVPTLDAVLAWAADTGAYVNVELKYERARPDDRVPRALNAIRAHGLGSRVIVSSFNPLLLFAARQNAPEIERGLLIHKLYRAGPLDSVPLAMRWTGSVALHPHHTLIDQGLMAQARQSGWRVNTWTVNEAADVQRLTQLGVDALIGDLPDVLLTSR; from the coding sequence ATGAGTCCGATGCTGCTCGGCCACCGTGGCACCCCCCGCCTGCACCGCGAGAACACCCTGGCCGGGTTCCAGGCGGCCCTGGACGCTGGCCTGGACGGCGTGGAGCTGGACGTTCGCCGGCTGGCCGACGGCACGCTGGCCATCCACCACGACGAGGCGCTGCAGGATGGAAGACTGCTGCCGTTCCTGACCCTGGACGAACTGCCTACCGAAGTGCCCACCCTGGACGCCGTGCTGGCCTGGGCCGCCGATACGGGCGCGTACGTGAACGTGGAACTCAAGTACGAGCGGGCCCGCCCGGATGACCGGGTACCCCGTGCCCTGAACGCCATCCGCGCGCACGGGCTGGGATCGCGTGTGATCGTCAGTTCCTTCAACCCGCTGCTGCTGTTCGCGGCCCGTCAGAATGCCCCGGAGATCGAGCGCGGCCTGTTGATCCACAAATTGTACCGGGCCGGGCCGCTGGACAGCGTGCCGCTCGCGATGCGCTGGACGGGCAGCGTGGCCCTGCACCCGCACCACACCCTGATCGACCAAGGGCTCATGGCGCAGGCCCGGCAGTCCGGCTGGCGCGTGAACACCTGGACGGTGAACGAGGCGGCGGACGTGCAACGCCTGACGCAGCTGGGCGTGGACGCCCTGATCGGCGACCTGCCTGACGTGCTGCTGACATCGCGCTGA
- a CDS encoding ABC transporter substrate-binding protein — protein MKRILLTLTMLGTASAQTTVEFWHSFGDAKRSGWIQARADEYNKAHPDVKIAPTYKGSYNDSLQATILAARQGKAPALVQIFEVGSQLALDSGAFQPVSSVKNVDFSDYIKPVINYYTIGGKVNSLPFNSSSPVLYFNQDLMTKAGLNPKTPPTTFGGLLKACAKIKAAGLEAKCAAVPVYGWLFEQWMAEQGAPLVNNGNGRDSRATASNLDSAAAKKIFQFFKDMQDGGYETYSGKLADTDGTNAIFSNQKAVFTINSTADLGNQMDSAKKAGFKLGVGVLPIADGTKRNGVVIGGASLWISKSVSKPQAEAALDFALFMTSTKNMADWHKLTGYYPVRQSSINSLRSQGWFTQTPLQLVAFNQLLKTVPSSATAGGLNGAAIQTRTIIEEGLQKVLGGQSVDAAQAEAKTRVDAALSEYSANFK, from the coding sequence ATGAAAAGAATACTGCTGACGCTGACCATGCTGGGCACCGCTTCCGCGCAGACCACCGTGGAGTTCTGGCACTCGTTCGGCGACGCCAAGCGCTCCGGCTGGATTCAGGCGCGGGCTGACGAGTACAACAAGGCCCATCCCGACGTGAAGATCGCCCCCACCTACAAAGGCAGTTACAACGACTCGCTGCAGGCGACCATCCTGGCCGCGCGGCAGGGCAAGGCCCCGGCGCTGGTGCAGATCTTCGAGGTGGGCAGCCAGCTCGCGCTGGACAGCGGCGCGTTCCAGCCGGTCAGTTCGGTCAAGAACGTGGACTTCAGCGACTACATCAAGCCGGTCATCAACTACTACACCATCGGCGGGAAGGTGAACTCGCTGCCGTTCAACTCGTCCAGCCCGGTGCTGTACTTCAACCAGGACCTGATGACGAAGGCGGGCCTGAATCCCAAGACGCCGCCCACCACCTTCGGCGGCCTGCTGAAGGCCTGCGCGAAGATCAAGGCGGCGGGCCTGGAGGCCAAGTGCGCGGCGGTGCCGGTGTACGGCTGGCTGTTCGAGCAGTGGATGGCCGAGCAGGGTGCGCCGCTGGTCAACAACGGCAACGGCCGCGACAGCCGCGCCACGGCCAGCAACCTCGACAGCGCCGCCGCCAAGAAGATCTTCCAGTTCTTCAAGGACATGCAGGACGGCGGCTATGAGACCTACTCCGGCAAGCTGGCCGACACCGACGGCACGAACGCCATCTTCTCGAACCAGAAGGCCGTGTTCACCATCAACTCGACCGCCGACCTGGGCAACCAGATGGACTCGGCCAAGAAGGCTGGCTTCAAGCTGGGCGTGGGCGTGCTGCCCATCGCGGACGGCACCAAGCGGAACGGCGTGGTGATCGGCGGCGCGAGCCTGTGGATCTCCAAGAGCGTCAGCAAGCCCCAGGCGGAAGCCGCGCTGGACTTCGCGCTGTTCATGACGAGCACCAAGAACATGGCCGACTGGCACAAGCTGACCGGCTACTACCCCGTGCGCCAGAGCAGCATCAATTCGCTGCGCTCGCAGGGCTGGTTCACGCAGACCCCGCTGCAGCTCGTGGCCTTCAACCAGCTGCTCAAGACCGTGCCGAGCAGCGCCACGGCCGGCGGCCTGAACGGCGCAGCCATTCAGACCCGCACCATCATCGAGGAGGGCCTGCAGAAGGTGCTGGGCGGCCAGAGCGTGGACGCTGCGCAGGCCGAGGCCAAGACCCGCGTGGACGCCGCCCTGAGCGAGTACAGCGCGAACTTCAAGTAA
- a CDS encoding carbohydrate ABC transporter permease: MLKPAAARAAPSEERAVFRGRWLPWVFLLPTLLILAVFIYLPALRTLRLAAFRANVILGTEKFVGLGNFADLLSSPAYQQVALQTLVFTVLTVSGGLLCSLGLAWLASRPIRGAKTYRLLLIYPYALSPAIAGTLWLFLFNPEIGVVNQVLRASFHVAPRWLDTPILAFGLVTLASIWKGLAYNIVFYLASIQNLPGDVMEAAQIDGATPRQVFWRVAFPLLSPITFFLVFTNIIAALFDSFALTDILTRGGPYVGHAGITTFLVYQLYQDGFVNFKTGAAAAQAALMLALVAFITVMQFRVGERRVHYGA; encoded by the coding sequence ATGTTGAAACCCGCCGCCGCCCGCGCCGCGCCGTCCGAGGAGCGCGCCGTCTTTCGGGGCCGGTGGCTGCCGTGGGTGTTCCTGCTGCCCACGCTGCTGATCCTGGCGGTGTTCATCTACCTGCCGGCGCTGCGCACCCTGCGCCTGGCGGCCTTCCGCGCCAACGTGATCCTGGGCACCGAGAAGTTCGTGGGCCTGGGCAACTTCGCCGACCTGCTCTCCAGCCCCGCGTACCAGCAGGTGGCCCTCCAGACCCTGGTGTTCACGGTGCTGACCGTCTCGGGCGGACTGCTGTGCTCGCTGGGCCTGGCGTGGCTGGCCAGCCGGCCCATCCGGGGCGCGAAGACCTACCGTCTGCTGCTGATCTACCCGTACGCCCTGAGCCCCGCGATTGCCGGAACGCTGTGGCTGTTCCTGTTCAACCCAGAGATCGGCGTGGTGAACCAGGTGCTGCGGGCGTCCTTCCACGTGGCACCGCGCTGGCTGGACACGCCCATCCTGGCGTTCGGGCTGGTCACGCTGGCGTCCATCTGGAAGGGCCTGGCGTACAACATCGTGTTCTACCTGGCGAGCATCCAGAACCTGCCGGGCGACGTGATGGAGGCCGCGCAGATCGACGGGGCCACGCCACGGCAGGTGTTCTGGCGGGTGGCCTTCCCGCTGCTCAGCCCGATCACGTTCTTCCTGGTGTTCACGAATATCATCGCGGCGCTGTTCGATTCCTTCGCGCTGACGGACATCCTCACGCGCGGCGGGCCGTATGTCGGGCACGCGGGGATCACGACCTTCCTGGTGTACCAGCTGTACCAGGACGGCTTCGTGAACTTCAAGACCGGGGCCGCCGCCGCGCAGGCCGCGCTGATGCTCGCGCTGGTGGCGTTCATCACGGTCATGCAGTTCCGGGTGGGCGAACGGCGGGTGCACTATGGCGCTTAA
- a CDS encoding carbohydrate ABC transporter permease, producing MALKTVASRTAAPAHAPAHRRTWPTHLALTLAVLIISAPLIFALIKATQESSAVLSPSLIPGGAFFHNLGSVWSGAHLGRYMMNSLIVALSVTVGKTILALLAALAFVYFRFPLKGLAFGLVLLSLMLPTEVLIIALFDLVSRDLKWANTYAAIIVPFLASATGTFLFRQHFMNIPTSLADAARIDGCGPLTFLTRILVPMSWNTVGALAVIQFVYGWDQYIWPLVIMQQDDKQVVQVGLRKLIEVGGQTDWGAVMAGAIITAVPPLLVFTALQEQFSRGFALTEDK from the coding sequence ATGGCGCTTAAGACGGTGGCGTCCCGCACCGCTGCTCCGGCCCACGCCCCGGCGCACCGCCGCACGTGGCCCACGCACCTCGCGCTGACCCTCGCGGTGCTGATTATCAGCGCGCCGCTGATCTTCGCGCTGATCAAGGCCACGCAGGAGTCGAGCGCGGTTCTCAGCCCCAGCCTGATTCCGGGCGGCGCGTTCTTTCACAACCTGGGATCGGTGTGGAGCGGCGCGCACCTGGGCCGCTACATGATGAACTCGCTGATCGTGGCCCTGAGCGTCACGGTCGGTAAGACCATCTTGGCGCTGCTGGCCGCGCTGGCCTTCGTGTACTTCCGCTTTCCCCTCAAGGGCCTGGCCTTTGGGCTGGTGCTGCTGTCGCTCATGCTCCCGACCGAGGTGCTGATCATCGCCCTGTTCGATCTGGTCAGCCGCGACCTGAAATGGGCGAACACCTACGCGGCGATCATCGTGCCCTTCCTGGCGAGCGCCACCGGCACCTTCCTGTTCCGGCAGCACTTCATGAACATCCCCACGTCGCTGGCCGACGCCGCGCGCATCGACGGCTGCGGCCCGCTGACCTTCCTGACGCGCATCCTGGTGCCCATGAGCTGGAACACGGTGGGCGCGCTGGCCGTGATCCAGTTCGTGTACGGCTGGGATCAGTACATCTGGCCGCTGGTGATCATGCAGCAGGACGACAAGCAGGTCGTGCAGGTGGGGCTGCGCAAGCTGATCGAGGTGGGCGGCCAGACCGACTGGGGCGCGGTGATGGCCGGCGCGATCATCACGGCCGTGCCGCCCCTGCTGGTCTTCACGGCGCTTCAGGAGCAGTTCAGCCGGGGCTTTGCGCTGACCGAGGACAAGTAG
- a CDS encoding heavy metal translocating P-type ATPase — MSTTIELDIQGMTCAACVGRVERGLKKVEGVQDASVNLATERATVTYDPAQVAAPVLIQTVQDTGYEARTTHTELSVTGMTCAACVGRVERALQKIDGVLDASVNLATERASVDALSSVSPGQLKAAIREAGYDVLDTGAGPSRVDVEREARERDVRALRRAVTVSAAFSVPLLLLAMLPMLWPALEMWLMDTVGMRTLNVIMLLLAVPVQFGPGRRFLRSGWAALRHRSPDMNSLVMIGTLAAFVYSLAVTVLPDLFPPGSAHVYFEASAVVITLILLGKYFEAVAKGRTSEAMKTLLALQPATATVIRNGAEVEVPVDDVLSGDLIRVRPGGKLPVDGEVMTGESWVDESMLTGESVPVAKRAGAAVTGGTLNGTGTLTIRATRVGNDTALAQIIRLVETAQGSKPPIQGLADRVVAVFVPAVLVIAALTFLTWLLIGGPGALGQALIHTVAVLIIACPCAMGLATPTSVMVGSGRAAGLGVLFRSGTALEALGRVDVVALDKTGTLTVGHPELTDLHVLNQNSQPGFERSEVLRVIAGAEQASEHPIARAIVGAAAREGLRLPDATDFRARPGLGLEATVDGHRVQIGADRYMTELGLDITPFTQQAGRLADEGKSPLYAAIDGRLAAVIAVADPVKPDSADAVKALHALGLTVAMVTGDHERTAHAVARTLGIDTVHAGVLPSGKSDVVTTLQSGGQRVAFVGDGINDAPALASADVGVAIGTGTDVAVETADVILMAGDLRGVPNAIALSRATLRNIRLNLFWAFAYNIILIPVAAGVLSPVGVTLNPVLAAAAMGLSSVFVLGNALRLRRFRPPVTAPAVQPPAVGQAVPA; from the coding sequence ATGAGCACGACCATCGAACTTGATATCCAGGGCATGACCTGCGCGGCCTGCGTGGGGCGGGTGGAACGCGGCCTGAAGAAGGTGGAGGGGGTGCAGGACGCCAGCGTGAACCTCGCCACCGAGCGGGCGACCGTGACCTACGACCCCGCGCAGGTCGCCGCGCCCGTCCTGATCCAGACCGTGCAGGACACCGGCTACGAAGCTCGCACCACCCACACCGAGCTGAGCGTGACCGGCATGACCTGCGCCGCGTGCGTGGGCCGCGTGGAGCGTGCGCTACAAAAGATCGACGGCGTGCTGGACGCGTCGGTGAATCTGGCCACCGAGCGGGCCAGCGTGGACGCCCTGAGCAGCGTGAGTCCGGGCCAGCTGAAAGCCGCGATCCGCGAGGCCGGATACGACGTGCTGGACACCGGAGCCGGGCCGTCCCGCGTAGATGTGGAACGGGAGGCGCGCGAGCGGGACGTGCGTGCCCTGCGCCGCGCCGTGACCGTCAGCGCTGCCTTTTCCGTGCCGCTGCTGCTGCTGGCGATGCTGCCCATGCTGTGGCCCGCGCTCGAGATGTGGCTGATGGACACGGTCGGGATGCGCACACTGAATGTGATCATGCTGCTGCTCGCCGTACCGGTGCAATTCGGCCCCGGCCGACGCTTCCTGCGCTCGGGCTGGGCGGCGCTGCGCCACCGCAGTCCGGACATGAACTCGCTGGTCATGATCGGCACGCTGGCCGCCTTCGTCTACAGCCTCGCCGTGACCGTCCTGCCGGATCTGTTCCCGCCGGGCAGCGCCCACGTGTACTTCGAGGCGTCCGCCGTGGTGATCACGTTGATCCTGCTCGGCAAGTATTTCGAGGCGGTGGCCAAGGGCCGCACCAGCGAGGCCATGAAGACCCTGCTGGCCCTCCAGCCAGCCACCGCCACCGTGATCCGGAACGGCGCGGAGGTCGAGGTGCCCGTGGACGACGTGCTGTCCGGTGACCTGATCCGCGTGCGGCCCGGCGGGAAGCTGCCGGTGGACGGCGAGGTCATGACCGGCGAGTCGTGGGTGGACGAGAGCATGCTCACCGGCGAGAGCGTCCCGGTCGCCAAGCGTGCCGGGGCAGCGGTCACCGGCGGCACGCTGAACGGTACCGGCACCCTGACGATCCGCGCCACCCGCGTGGGCAACGACACCGCCCTAGCGCAGATCATCCGGCTGGTCGAGACCGCGCAGGGCAGCAAACCGCCCATCCAGGGCCTCGCGGATCGCGTAGTCGCCGTGTTCGTGCCGGCCGTGCTGGTGATCGCCGCGCTGACCTTCCTGACGTGGCTGCTGATCGGCGGCCCCGGCGCGCTGGGGCAGGCGCTGATCCACACAGTCGCCGTGCTGATCATCGCGTGCCCGTGCGCCATGGGCCTCGCCACGCCCACCAGCGTCATGGTGGGCAGCGGCCGGGCGGCGGGGCTGGGCGTGCTGTTCCGCAGCGGCACGGCGCTGGAGGCCCTGGGCCGGGTGGACGTGGTGGCGCTGGACAAGACCGGCACCCTGACCGTGGGCCACCCGGAGCTGACCGATCTTCACGTCTTGAATCAGAACAGTCAGCCGGGCTTCGAACGCTCCGAGGTGCTGCGCGTGATCGCCGGGGCCGAGCAGGCCTCCGAGCACCCCATCGCCCGCGCCATCGTCGGGGCGGCCGCGCGCGAAGGCCTGAGGCTGCCGGACGCCACAGACTTCCGCGCGCGGCCCGGCCTGGGCCTGGAGGCGACCGTGGACGGCCACCGCGTGCAGATCGGCGCCGACCGCTACATGACCGAGCTGGGCCTGGACATCACGCCCTTCACGCAGCAGGCCGGCCGGCTGGCCGACGAGGGCAAGAGCCCGCTGTACGCGGCCATCGACGGCCGGCTGGCCGCCGTGATCGCTGTGGCCGACCCCGTGAAGCCCGACAGCGCAGACGCCGTGAAAGCCCTGCACGCGCTGGGCCTGACGGTCGCCATGGTCACGGGCGACCACGAACGCACCGCACACGCCGTCGCGCGGACGCTGGGGATCGACACTGTGCACGCAGGCGTGCTGCCCAGCGGCAAGAGCGACGTGGTCACGACCCTGCAATCGGGCGGGCAGCGGGTCGCCTTCGTCGGGGACGGCATCAATGACGCGCCGGCCCTGGCGAGCGCGGACGTGGGCGTCGCCATCGGCACGGGCACCGATGTGGCGGTCGAGACGGCGGACGTAATCCTGATGGCAGGCGACCTGCGCGGCGTTCCGAACGCCATCGCCTTGAGCCGCGCCACGCTGCGGAACATCCGCCTGAACCTGTTCTGGGCCTTCGCGTACAACATCATCCTGATCCCGGTCGCGGCGGGCGTGCTCTCGCCCGTGGGCGTGACCCTGAACCCGGTATTGGCGGCGGCGGCCATGGGCCTGAGCAGCGTGTTCGTGCTGGGCAACGCCCTGCGGCTGCGCCGCTTCCGGCCGCCCGTCACGGCACCGGCCGTCCAGCCCCCGGCCGTTGGTCAAGCCGTACCCGCCTGA